From Streptomyces sp. NBC_00775, one genomic window encodes:
- a CDS encoding diacylglycerol/lipid kinase family protein, giving the protein MSRRWTARLALAAGAAALLVLVVFAGLGSLVLMAVGWAGLALTAVGVWWMLTHTGWIRVLAALLVVVAPLGVLLLYTAAGLLWVVLVSLGLWALAVSAGRAALVEDTSPSMPERCVDRPERPFLIMNPLSGGGKVEKFHLAERARALGAEVVVLDPAHRQDVAELARRAVLSGADLLGVAGGDGTQASVARVAAEHDLPFMVISAGTRNHFAMDLGLDRQDPSRCLEALTDGVELRVDLGYVHAGEPGEPGEPGEPGEPGEPGDVNAGQVFINNASFGVYAEVVQSPAYRDDKARTILEMLPDLLTHHSGARLSVRAGSLTMDGPQAVLVSNNPYERGDSAGLGRRGRLDSGELGVLCVGVDTAAEATELLLRRGQDRGLTADTAQEVVVDADTPLVPVGVDGEALMLPTPVRCRLAAGALRVRVPRHRPGVPRAAPPMDWRRVRRLALTMGRVAAGRGAS; this is encoded by the coding sequence ATGAGCAGGCGCTGGACCGCGCGTCTGGCCCTGGCGGCGGGCGCGGCGGCGCTCCTGGTGCTGGTGGTCTTCGCCGGGCTCGGAAGCCTCGTGCTCATGGCGGTGGGGTGGGCAGGTCTGGCGCTCACGGCGGTCGGCGTGTGGTGGATGCTCACCCACACCGGCTGGATCAGGGTGCTGGCCGCGCTGCTGGTGGTCGTCGCGCCGCTCGGCGTCCTGCTTCTGTACACGGCTGCCGGGCTGCTGTGGGTCGTGCTGGTCTCGCTCGGTCTCTGGGCGCTGGCCGTTTCCGCAGGCAGGGCCGCACTCGTCGAGGACACCTCGCCCAGCATGCCGGAGCGCTGCGTCGACCGGCCCGAGCGACCGTTCCTGATCATGAATCCGCTCTCCGGCGGCGGAAAGGTCGAGAAGTTCCACCTGGCGGAGCGAGCCAGAGCTCTTGGTGCCGAGGTCGTCGTGCTGGATCCGGCCCACCGGCAGGATGTGGCCGAGCTGGCGCGGCGGGCTGTGCTGAGTGGAGCCGACCTGCTCGGCGTCGCGGGTGGTGACGGTACGCAGGCCTCGGTCGCCCGTGTGGCCGCGGAGCACGACCTTCCCTTCATGGTGATCAGCGCCGGCACCCGCAACCACTTCGCCATGGATCTGGGCCTGGACCGGCAGGATCCCTCCAGATGCCTGGAAGCACTGACCGACGGCGTCGAACTGCGCGTCGACCTCGGCTACGTCCATGCGGGAGAGCCGGGAGAGCCGGGAGAGCCGGGAGAGCCGGGAGAGCCGGGAGAGCCTGGGGACGTGAACGCGGGGCAGGTCTTCATCAACAACGCCTCGTTCGGCGTGTACGCGGAAGTCGTGCAGAGTCCCGCCTATCGCGACGACAAGGCCCGCACGATCCTGGAGATGCTGCCGGATCTGCTGACGCACCACAGCGGCGCGCGGCTGAGTGTCCGTGCCGGTTCGCTGACCATGGACGGTCCCCAGGCCGTACTGGTGAGCAACAATCCCTATGAGAGGGGCGACTCGGCGGGACTGGGGCGCCGAGGGCGACTGGACTCCGGCGAGTTGGGGGTGCTCTGTGTCGGCGTCGACACCGCCGCCGAGGCGACGGAACTCCTGCTGCGGCGCGGGCAGGACCGCGGGCTGACCGCGGACACCGCCCAAGAGGTCGTCGTCGACGCCGACACTCCCCTCGTCCCGGTCGGTGTCGACGGCGAGGCCCTGATGCTGCCCACCCCGGTGCGCTGTCGCCTCGCGGCCGGCGCTCTGCGTGTGCGCGTGCCCCGGCACCGGCCCGGCGTGCCGCGCGCCGCCCCGCCGATGGACTGGCGCCGGGTGCGGCGCCTGGCGCTGACGATGGGGCGGGTCGCGGCAGGACGCGGTGCCTCCTGA
- a CDS encoding bifunctional 5,10-methylenetetrahydrofolate dehydrogenase/5,10-methenyltetrahydrofolate cyclohydrolase has product MTTRIDGRKLAQQIRSKVAEDVAAAGASGRVPGLATILVGDDPASAVYVAAKRRAIREAGMRDFHRALPAQATQEEVASVIDELAADPAVSGILLQLPLPGRLDAPALIDRIPVTKDVDGLTTASAGLLARGVHGLRPCTPLGVIELLDAEGIPIEGARVAVVGWGELVGRPLAQLLLRRGATVTVAHEFTTDLAAVTRPADIVVVATGVRGLIGPEHIKPGAAVIDVGMHRTEAGLTGDVRAAELEGIAGCITPVPGGVGPMTIAMLMRNTLYAAEWERAAA; this is encoded by the coding sequence ATGACCACACGCATCGACGGCAGAAAGCTCGCCCAGCAGATCCGGTCGAAGGTCGCCGAGGACGTCGCGGCGGCCGGTGCCTCGGGGCGGGTGCCGGGCCTCGCCACCATCCTCGTCGGCGACGACCCGGCGAGCGCCGTGTACGTCGCCGCCAAACGGCGTGCCATCCGGGAAGCGGGGATGCGCGACTTCCACCGCGCACTGCCGGCGCAGGCCACGCAGGAGGAAGTCGCGTCCGTGATCGACGAGTTGGCGGCAGACCCGGCCGTCTCGGGCATCCTGCTGCAACTGCCGCTGCCCGGCCGGCTCGACGCGCCCGCGCTGATCGACCGCATCCCCGTCACCAAGGACGTGGACGGTCTGACCACGGCCAGCGCCGGACTGCTCGCCCGCGGTGTGCACGGACTGCGCCCGTGCACACCCCTCGGCGTCATCGAACTCCTCGACGCGGAGGGCATCCCCATCGAGGGAGCGCGGGTGGCCGTGGTCGGCTGGGGCGAACTGGTCGGACGTCCCCTGGCCCAGCTGCTGCTGCGGCGCGGTGCGACCGTGACCGTGGCCCACGAGTTCACCACCGACCTCGCGGCCGTGACCCGGCCGGCCGACATCGTCGTGGTCGCCACCGGAGTACGGGGACTCATCGGCCCCGAGCACATCAAACCCGGCGCCGCGGTCATCGACGTGGGCATGCACCGAACGGAGGCAGGCCTCACCGGCGACGTCCGCGCGGCCGAACTGGAAGGCATCGCCGGCTGCATCACCCCCGTACCCGGCGGCGTCGGCCCGATGACGATCGCGATGCTGATGCGCAACACCCTCTACGCGGCGGAGTGGGAGAGAGCCGCCGCGTAG
- the purU gene encoding formyltetrahydrofolate deformylase: protein MTLTHEAPARPERRPRPGQQASLIVQGEDRTGIVAAVASVLGGHGANIVSLDQYSDNPQGGAFFQRTVFSLDNLPAVLPAIEEDLRKRLADGYGLTCTLRDLSVPQRVAVFASKSDHCLLDLLWRHRRGQLPVSISMVISNHPDTAEEVRGFGIPFFHVPCQGPDKSAAEAEHLRLLKGNVDFVVLARYMQILSAGFIENLGVPVINIHHSFLPAFIGAGPYAKAKERGVKLVGATAHYVTENLDEGPIIEQDVVRVSHADTAADLQRRGADVERAVLSRAVLWHAEDRVIRNGNHTIVFA, encoded by the coding sequence ATGACGCTCACCCACGAGGCCCCCGCACGCCCCGAGCGGCGCCCGCGCCCCGGCCAGCAGGCATCGCTGATCGTCCAGGGAGAGGACCGCACCGGCATCGTCGCCGCCGTCGCCTCGGTGCTCGGCGGACACGGAGCGAACATCGTCTCCCTCGACCAGTACTCCGACAATCCGCAGGGCGGCGCCTTCTTCCAGCGCACCGTCTTCAGCCTCGACAATCTTCCCGCGGTCCTACCCGCCATCGAGGAGGACCTGCGCAAGCGTCTGGCCGACGGCTACGGGCTGACCTGCACGTTGCGCGACCTGTCGGTGCCCCAGCGCGTGGCGGTCTTCGCGTCGAAGTCCGACCACTGTCTGCTGGACCTGCTGTGGCGCCACCGGCGCGGTCAACTGCCCGTCAGCATCTCCATGGTGATCTCCAACCACCCGGACACGGCCGAGGAGGTACGCGGCTTCGGCATCCCCTTCTTCCACGTGCCCTGCCAGGGCCCGGACAAGTCGGCGGCCGAGGCGGAACACCTGCGGCTGCTGAAGGGCAACGTGGACTTCGTCGTCCTGGCCCGCTACATGCAGATCCTCTCCGCCGGCTTCATCGAGAACCTCGGCGTCCCCGTCATCAACATCCACCACTCCTTCCTGCCCGCCTTCATCGGCGCCGGGCCCTACGCCAAAGCCAAGGAACGCGGCGTGAAACTGGTGGGCGCCACGGCCCACTACGTCACCGAGAACCTCGACGAGGGCCCGATCATCGAGCAGGACGTCGTACGCGTCAGCCATGCCGACACCGCCGCCGACCTTCAGCGGCGCGGCGCGGACGTCGAACGTGCCGTGCTCTCCCGTGCCGTGCTCTGGCACGCCGAGGACCGCGTCATCCGCAACGGCAACCACACCATCGTCTTCGCGTAG
- a CDS encoding methylenetetrahydrofolate reductase, with the protein MNPGSTVPAAVGTSLLEDFSLEMTGKDVPKLQEASDTIPQGTRVNVTFLGNEDLRMRLDAARAVKRLGFVPVPHLSARRLASQADLEKFLAGLRADGTGENVFVVGGDPARPEGPYEDALSVIRTGLLQEYGVRHVGISGYPEGHPAIPDRALWSALEDKHTDLAQGELSGSVITQFGFDADPVLAWIEDVRRRGIGLPIRIGVPGPAGVRRLMTYAARFGVGTSAAIAKKYGFSLTNLIGTAGPDRFLHTLASHYDPGRHGEVKVHFYTFGGLRTTSEWVARFRKGA; encoded by the coding sequence ATGAACCCCGGTTCCACGGTCCCGGCAGCGGTGGGCACATCGCTGTTGGAGGACTTCTCCCTGGAGATGACGGGCAAGGACGTCCCGAAACTCCAGGAAGCCAGCGACACCATCCCCCAGGGCACACGCGTCAACGTCACCTTCCTCGGCAACGAGGACCTGCGGATGCGCCTGGATGCCGCCCGCGCGGTCAAGCGGCTCGGCTTCGTCCCCGTACCGCATCTGTCCGCCCGCCGTCTCGCCTCGCAGGCCGACCTGGAGAAGTTCCTCGCCGGTCTGCGGGCCGACGGCACCGGGGAGAACGTCTTCGTCGTAGGTGGCGACCCCGCCCGCCCCGAGGGCCCGTACGAGGACGCGTTGTCCGTCATCCGCACCGGGCTGCTTCAGGAGTACGGGGTGCGCCATGTCGGCATCAGCGGTTACCCCGAGGGCCACCCCGCCATCCCGGACCGGGCGCTGTGGTCGGCCCTGGAGGACAAGCACACGGACCTGGCGCAGGGGGAGTTGAGCGGCAGCGTCATCACCCAGTTCGGCTTCGACGCCGACCCCGTCCTCGCCTGGATCGAGGACGTACGCCGACGGGGCATCGGCCTGCCCATCAGGATCGGCGTCCCCGGCCCGGCCGGCGTGCGCCGCCTGATGACGTACGCCGCGCGCTTCGGCGTGGGGACCAGCGCCGCCATCGCCAAGAAGTACGGCTTCTCCCTGACCAACCTCATCGGCACGGCCGGTCCCGACCGGTTCCTCCACACCCTGGCCTCCCACTACGACCCGGGGCGGCACGGCGAGGTGAAGGTGCACTTCTACACGTTCGGCGGGCTCAGGACCACCTCGGAGTGGGTCGCCCGGTTCAGGAAGGGAGCCTGA
- a CDS encoding aminomethyl transferase family protein produces MAIPSLQDGIDKAGSPIKLLWKPGAAPWTPEVVEREYAGWRQEQAAWHEGVALLNLSHHMFDMWIEGPDATRLLADHGVNNFENFALGQAKQYVPVTKDGNIVTDGILAREAENKYLLSGIPAAQHWVQYHAEKGGYDVAFATDASSAFRQGGGDPKLFRYQIQGPLAKDVVERAFGGPLPETKFFHSAPVALDGRHFRALRHGMAGQAGFEFIGPWEHAAYVHEAFLKAGEPFGLVQVGALAYTTPSVESGWIPSPVPGIYSDPDLREYREQLALFGIEGQRPLNGSYFSEDIEDYYASPYELGYGKMISFRHDFLGRDALLKAKEAVRRTKVTLVFDADDVRELIGRGQDPGFVLTYARHRVENVTGLVGMTMQTASIDPVGTVLSLTLIDTAYAEPGTEVWVVWGEHPGPGTDPEADLGLPRIRATVRPAPFNQHARTLYRRNA; encoded by the coding sequence ATGGCAATCCCCAGTCTTCAGGACGGCATCGACAAGGCCGGATCGCCCATCAAGCTGCTGTGGAAGCCGGGCGCCGCGCCGTGGACTCCCGAGGTGGTCGAGCGCGAGTACGCCGGCTGGCGTCAGGAACAGGCCGCGTGGCACGAGGGCGTCGCCCTCCTCAACCTCTCGCACCACATGTTCGACATGTGGATCGAGGGCCCGGACGCCACCCGTCTGCTCGCCGACCACGGCGTCAACAACTTCGAGAACTTCGCCCTCGGGCAGGCCAAGCAGTACGTTCCGGTGACGAAGGACGGCAACATCGTCACGGACGGCATTCTCGCCCGCGAGGCCGAGAACAAGTACCTCCTCAGCGGGATCCCCGCCGCACAGCACTGGGTCCAGTACCACGCGGAGAAGGGCGGCTACGACGTCGCCTTCGCCACCGACGCGTCCTCCGCCTTCCGGCAGGGCGGCGGCGACCCGAAGCTGTTCCGCTACCAGATCCAGGGCCCACTGGCCAAGGACGTGGTGGAGCGGGCCTTCGGCGGGCCGCTGCCGGAGACGAAGTTCTTCCACTCCGCCCCGGTCGCCCTGGACGGCCGCCACTTCCGTGCCCTGCGGCACGGCATGGCGGGCCAGGCCGGCTTCGAGTTCATCGGCCCCTGGGAGCACGCCGCGTACGTCCACGAGGCGTTCCTCAAGGCCGGCGAGCCGTTCGGCCTGGTCCAGGTCGGCGCCCTGGCCTACACCACGCCCAGCGTGGAGAGCGGCTGGATACCCTCGCCGGTGCCCGGCATCTACAGCGACCCCGACCTGCGGGAATACCGTGAGCAGCTCGCCCTGTTCGGCATAGAGGGCCAACGCCCCCTGAACGGCAGCTACTTCTCGGAGGACATCGAGGACTACTACGCCTCTCCGTACGAGCTCGGCTACGGCAAGATGATCTCCTTCCGCCACGACTTCCTGGGCCGGGACGCCCTGCTGAAGGCGAAGGAGGCCGTCCGCCGCACGAAGGTCACCCTGGTCTTCGACGCCGACGACGTGCGCGAACTCATCGGCCGGGGCCAGGACCCGGGCTTCGTGCTCACCTACGCCCGGCACCGCGTGGAGAACGTGACCGGCCTGGTCGGCATGACCATGCAGACCGCGTCGATCGACCCGGTGGGCACCGTCCTGTCGCTGACCCTGATCGACACCGCGTACGCCGAACCCGGCACCGAGGTGTGGGTGGTGTGGGGCGAGCACCCCGGCCCCGGTACCGACCCCGAGGCCGACCTCGGACTGCCGCGCATCCGCGCCACCGTGCGGCCCGCGCCGTTCAACCAGCACGCGCGCACCCTGTACCGCCGCAACGCCTGA